One window of the Acaryochloris sp. CCMEE 5410 genome contains the following:
- a CDS encoding DUF427 domain-containing protein, with product MPLNRIEPGPGQESVWDYPRPPRLEDSSKHIQIIFNGVTLADTHQAKRVLETSHPPVYYIPPTDIQMEYLQLTRRSTFCEWKGSAGYYTVTVCDRTEENVAWFYANPTPRFADLKDYVAFYPSRMDVCTLDGEVVQAQAGDFYGGWITPDIVGPFKGGAGTWGW from the coding sequence ATGCCCCTGAATCGTATTGAGCCAGGTCCGGGTCAAGAATCGGTATGGGATTATCCGCGTCCTCCTCGGTTGGAAGATTCCTCCAAACATATTCAGATCATTTTCAATGGCGTTACCTTAGCGGATACTCACCAAGCCAAGCGAGTCTTAGAAACTAGTCATCCGCCGGTCTACTATATTCCGCCTACCGATATTCAAATGGAGTATCTGCAGCTCACGCGACGATCCACCTTTTGTGAATGGAAAGGCTCAGCTGGATATTACACGGTAACGGTGTGCGATCGCACCGAAGAGAACGTCGCCTGGTTTTACGCCAATCCCACCCCTCGTTTTGCGGATCTCAAAGATTACGTCGCCTTCTATCCCAGCCGTATGGACGTTTGCACCCTCGATGGAGAAGTAGTGCAGGCCCAAGCTGGTGATTTTTACGGCGGTTGGATTACTCCTGATATTGTGGGTCCCTTCAAAGGCGGTGCCGGAACTTGGGGATGGTAA